The genomic interval GGCTCATGACGGTGGCACAGGGAGTGCTGCGAAGGAGGATGTCCTCCTTGCCTGGTAGGAGGGAGGGAATCTTCTCCAGGGAGTCCTGCCTGTTCTTGGTGGGCATCAGGGAGCTGTCACTCATCTCGGAGACCTCAGCTCCCCCCACCTCTTCTTCCAGGGTCTGGGAAGGAGCTGCCCGTGCTGCATGGGTGGTCGTCATCATTATCTCCCCATCAGGTGTCAAGGGACATAGGGGTTCTGAAACAGAAGACAGTCAGAATTACCACCGAACAAGCTAGTAACCACGGAAACGATTCTATTGAAGTTGTATAATCAGGAACAAACACTGTGTCACCAACACCCACCTGTTGTCTCCATTTTAGTAACTTTAGTGCCCTTCTTGATAGCTGGCAGGACACCTACAGAAAGAGGATCATAGACATTAGTTGATCCTTCCACCATATATCGTTTTAGAATTCTATCAATAAATCCAAGTATTTTGGAAGTGGAGATCAATACTCACTGTAACTGGTTGTTCGAGATAGAAGAGTTTGAGGCAGTGCCAACACACCAACTACTTGGCGGCTTAGTTTTTTCACCCCTGCCTTAGCCTCCCTAGCCCTTCTAGCCTTGATAGCCTCTCTGGCCTTCTTTTCTGCCTTTGCTATATTGGTCTCTCGGCTGGGCCTGGGGCCTTGCGGGGGCTTCGGCACAAGGTTCTGAGGCAAATAACAACAGTGGGGAAATCATATCACCATAGAAACCGCATTTTTCACCATAGGCATGATGGTACTGAGTGACATGTCACATAAGGCTTAACCTTAGAATTACAATCAGAATTCAAATCTGAATTCCAATACTATTAGTTCTAACTGGTAGGTGGTCCATGTGTCGTAATGGCGTTATTATCTCGTTTTAAACTGGTTTTCAACCCGTCATATTACTAGATTGCAACCAACTGGCCTCCGTTACAAccagacgttttgcaacagaactaaAAGCTGTTTCTTACCTTTCGAGGGCTGTCCTGGGGGCAGTCTACCAGGGCTGGCAGGCTTAGTCCATCATGGCCAGCGGAATGGACATCTGTCTGGAACACTTGCTCTCCAGCACTTGCTTGGAGGGTTCCAGCCTGGGGTATAGGAACATAAGGAAATACATTTAACTTAAGCCCTCCATTATTATGCCCACTTTTCCAACTATAAATCATAACCTTAGAATTACAATCAGAATTAAAATCTGAATTCCAATACTATTAGTTCTAACTGGTAGGTGGTCCATGTGTCTTAATGGCGTTATTATCAAATTTTAAACTGGTTTTCAACCTGTCATATTACTAGATTGCAACCAACTGGCCTCCGTTACAAccagacgttttgcaacagaactaaAAGCTGTTTCTTACCTTTCGAGGCCTGTCCTGGGGGCAGTCTACCAGGGCTGGCAGGCTTAGTCCATCATGGCCAGCGGAATGGACATCTGTCTGGAACACTTGCTCTCCAGCACTAGCTTGGAGGGTCCCAGCCTGGGGTATAGGAACATAAGGAAATACATTTAACTTAAGCCCTCCATTATTATGCCCACTTTTCCAACTATACATCATAACCTTAGAATTACAATCAGAATTAAAATCTGAATTCCAATACTATTAGTTCTAACTGGTAGGTGGTCCATGTGTCGTAATGGCGTTATTATCTCGTTTTAAACTGGTTTTCAACCCGTCATATTACTAGATTGCAACCAACTGGCCTCCGTTACAAccagacgttttgcaacagaactaaAAGCTGTTTCTTACCTTTCGAGGGCTGTCCTGGGGGCAGTCTACCAGGGCTGGCAGGCTTAGTCCATCATGGCCAGCGGAATGGACATCTGTCTGGAACACTTGCTCTCCAGCACTTGCTTGGAGGGTTCCAGCCTGGGGTATAGGAACATAAGGAAATACATTTAACTTAAGCCCTCCATTATTATGCCCACTTTTCCAACTATAAATCATAACCTTAGAATTACAATCAGAATTAAAATCTGAATTCCAATACTATTAGTTCTAACTGGTAGGTGGTCCATGTGTCTTAATGGTGTTATTATCTCGTTTTAAACTGGTTTTCAACCCGTCATATTACTAGATTGCAACCAACTGGTCTCCGTTACAAccagacgttttgcaacagaactaaAAGCTGTTTCTTACCTTTCGAGGCCTGTCCTGGGGGCAGTCTACCAGGGCTGGCAGGCTTAGTCCATCATGGCCAGCGGAATGGACATCTGTCTGGAACACTTGCTCTCCAGCACTAGCTTGGAGCGTCCCAGCCTGGGGTATATGAACATAAGGAAATAGATTTAATCTTAGCCCTCAATTAATTATGCCCACTTTTCCAACTATAAATCCTATCAATCTGTTTTTACAGGATATAGGTTATACTACCAAGAAGATCGCCTCATTACATATCAAGAGAGTTAGCCCCAGAATGAACAAACGTTTTTTTATCACTTGTGAGACTTACTTTTAGAAGATTTATTCTCAACAGTTTATGATTTCTATCCATTGTGCTTTCAGTCACCCTTCAGATTGGACCTGACATTTTTTtataaacaaatacatttttaaatacatttcacttttttttttacaacatctTGGCCAATTTTGCTGTACTCACACAGAATTTTTCCTTTGTCCACTCAAAGTGATTTATTTGAACATGAGGATGACTGTCCTTTGCAAAGCATCAACTCAACTGAgccaaaagtagcgcactaaacGTTTTCTTGAGTTTGTTTACGTCACAGGCTTCTATTACGTCAACTACAAAAGCACAGAGCGACCACTCCGGGAAATAAATGCATTGTTTCTGATCACATACGATATCTAAAAAATGTTTACAATGTAACCCAAT from Salvelinus alpinus chromosome 2, SLU_Salpinus.1, whole genome shotgun sequence carries:
- the LOC139542373 gene encoding uncharacterized protein, with translation MDRNHKLLRINLLKAGTLQASAGEQVFQTDVHSAGHDGLSLPALVDCPQDRPRKAGTLQASAGEQVFQTDVHSAGHDGLSLPALVDCPQDSPRKAGTLQASAGEQVFQTDVHSAGHDGLSLPALVDCPQDRPRKAGTLQASAGEQVFQTDVHSAGHDGLSLPALVDCPQDSPRKNLVPKPPQGPRPSRETNIAKAEKKAREAIKARRAREAKAGVKKLSRQVVGVLALPQTLLSRTTSYSVLPAIKKGTKVTKMETTEPLCPLTPDGEIMMTTTHAARAAPSQTLEEEVGGAEVSEMSDSSLMPTKNRQDSLEKIPSLLPGKEDILLRSTPCATVMSPQTLKFILHGIMCRLEASESPQTRRANDPFRLMKDLFVEVQHALKNADISVVFGLEESIQFSGEDAVKAIVKTAAKRLSLRSDSNRAQLRAARSGSEGAIGCMADTITQVIDDYSENWSSDGHFGARRRRASGRSHSSTSSRSDVTLTEELLAWRETLEEDLEEMADDSTGLEKTSVSSAISEKSQVISYLSESTKPISSVLSTDLKDITSTQKKEKEEAMKKEVRKSGKKKRGNNKDQKKNKVSPLGNDSIVAADEPKKKQALLPRITATLAKLFCFPCKKKLQKVTVQKTSLGKPCCHLPQPIF